From the Streptomyces nigrescens genome, one window contains:
- a CDS encoding DsbA family oxidoreductase, whose protein sequence is MRVEIWSDIACPWCYIGKARFEAGLAAFAHRDEVEVVHRSFELDPKAPAATDVPVLDMLATKYGVSRAQAEAMEARVADAAAGEGLDYRSDRIHGNTFDLHRLLHLGRAHGVQEALLDAFYRANFAEARLLGDPAVLREIAVGAGLPADEVARVLADPGAYAREVRAEEREAAELGATGVPFFVIDRRYGISGGQPAEVFREALERAYADGAEPSQPAGDEAGAAPVCGDDGCAVPGK, encoded by the coding sequence ATGCGCGTCGAAATCTGGTCCGACATCGCCTGCCCCTGGTGCTACATCGGCAAGGCCCGCTTCGAGGCCGGGCTCGCCGCCTTTGCGCACCGCGACGAGGTCGAGGTGGTGCACCGCTCCTTCGAGCTGGATCCGAAGGCGCCGGCCGCCACCGACGTCCCGGTGCTGGACATGCTCGCCACGAAGTACGGCGTGAGCCGTGCGCAGGCCGAGGCGATGGAGGCGCGCGTCGCCGACGCGGCGGCGGGGGAGGGGCTGGACTACCGCTCCGACCGGATCCACGGGAACACCTTCGACCTGCACCGGCTGCTGCACCTCGGCAGGGCGCACGGCGTCCAGGAGGCGCTGCTGGACGCCTTCTACCGCGCCAACTTCGCCGAGGCCAGGCTGCTCGGTGACCCCGCCGTGCTCCGTGAGATCGCCGTCGGCGCGGGGCTGCCCGCGGACGAGGTTGCCCGAGTGCTGGCCGACCCCGGGGCGTATGCGCGGGAGGTACGGGCCGAGGAGCGCGAGGCCGCGGAGCTGGGCGCCACGGGCGTGCCGTTCTTCGTCATCGACCGCCGGTACGGCATCTCGGGCGGGCAGCCCGCGGAGGTCTTCCGGGAGGCCCTGGAGCGGGCGTACGCCGACGGTGCCGAGCCGTCACAGCCCGCCGGTGACGAGGCCGGTGCGGCCCCGGTGTGCGGGGACGACGGGTGCGCCGTGCCCGGGAAGTGA
- the thpD gene encoding ectoine hydroxylase gives MTTAPERTADLYPTRGTAEVITPRKDPVVWSQPGTAGPFEPSELSDFERDGFFAIGELLTAEEVAVYRAELDRLVLDPTMRADPRSIVEPKSQDVRTVFEVHKISEVFAKLVSDPRVVGRARQILGSDVYVHQSRINVKPGFGASGFYWHSDFETWHAEDGLPNMRTVSVSIALTENYDTNGGLMIMPGSHEYFVGCEGATPKDNYKRSLQMQDAGIPSDEVLTKMADKHSIRLFTGKAGSATWFDCNAMHGSGDNITPYPRSNVFIVFNSVENAAVEPFAAPVRRPEYIGARDFTPVR, from the coding sequence ATGACCACCGCACCCGAGCGCACCGCCGACCTGTACCCGACCCGTGGGACCGCTGAGGTCATCACCCCGCGGAAGGACCCGGTGGTGTGGTCGCAGCCCGGAACGGCCGGCCCCTTCGAGCCGTCCGAGCTGAGCGACTTCGAACGCGACGGCTTTTTCGCCATCGGGGAACTGCTCACGGCGGAAGAAGTCGCGGTGTACCGCGCCGAACTGGACCGTCTCGTCCTCGACCCCACGATGCGCGCCGACCCGCGCTCCATCGTCGAGCCGAAGTCACAGGACGTACGGACCGTGTTCGAGGTGCACAAGATCAGCGAGGTGTTCGCCAAGCTGGTCTCCGACCCGCGCGTGGTCGGCCGTGCCCGTCAGATTCTCGGCTCGGACGTCTATGTCCACCAGTCGCGGATCAATGTGAAGCCGGGCTTCGGTGCCTCCGGCTTCTACTGGCACTCGGACTTCGAGACCTGGCACGCCGAGGACGGACTGCCGAACATGCGCACCGTGTCGGTCTCGATAGCGCTGACGGAGAATTACGACACCAACGGCGGCTTGATGATCATGCCCGGCTCGCACGAGTACTTCGTGGGCTGCGAGGGTGCGACGCCGAAGGACAACTACAAGCGGTCGCTGCAGATGCAGGACGCGGGCATCCCGTCGGACGAGGTGCTCACGAAGATGGCGGACAAGCACAGCATCCGTCTCTTCACCGGTAAGGCCGGCTCGGCGACGTGGTTCGACTGCAACGCCATGCACGGCTCGGGCGACAACATCACGCCCTACCCGCGCAGCAATGTCTTCATCGTCTTCAACAGCGTGGAGAACGCTGCGGTGGAGCCGTTCGCGGCACCGGTCCGGCGCCCGGAGTACATCGGGGCCCGCGACTTCACTCCGGTGCGTTAG
- a CDS encoding GNAT family N-acetyltransferase, with protein MRPAPDEAALRVRAATAADLAAIAALHTGARAAYHRARFPDAPFDLPAEQARWHDAWSHDLARDDTSALCAARHGTVVGAASYRHRAGHPPAVTLHQLHVDPGHWGTGVGLALHHACLRAWHAAGISRAALDVLWHNHRARAFYTRLGWRPDPDRRPAPDATHLTLTLDLATAQTPPAPAGR; from the coding sequence GTGCGCCCCGCCCCCGACGAGGCCGCACTCCGGGTCCGCGCCGCGACCGCCGCGGACCTGGCCGCGATCGCCGCCCTGCACACCGGGGCCCGCGCCGCCTACCACCGCGCCCGCTTCCCGGACGCGCCCTTCGACCTCCCCGCCGAACAGGCCCGTTGGCACGACGCCTGGTCCCACGACCTGGCCCGGGACGACACCTCCGCGCTCTGCGCCGCCCGGCACGGCACCGTGGTCGGCGCGGCCTCCTACCGCCACCGCGCCGGCCACCCACCGGCCGTCACCCTCCACCAGCTCCATGTCGACCCCGGCCACTGGGGCACCGGCGTCGGCCTGGCCCTGCACCACGCCTGCTTACGGGCCTGGCACGCGGCCGGCATCTCCCGGGCCGCCCTCGACGTCCTCTGGCACAACCACCGCGCCCGCGCCTTCTACACCCGCCTCGGCTGGCGCCCCGACCCGGACCGCCGCCCCGCCCCGGACGCCACCCATCTCACCCTGACGCTGGACCTGGCGACGGCGCAGACGCCGCCGGCTCCCGCCGGGCGATGA
- a CDS encoding class I SAM-dependent methyltransferase produces MTSSQGFLGFWETTGSAKTFTHPLDPALLDAYVPRSARVLDYGCGYGRLTAELAGLGYGAVCGVDVSAALIARGEREHPELELLRCPGFPLPFEDGAFDAALLFAVLTCVPRDADQTAIVGELGRVVRPGGVLYLSDVPLQGDALNRERYARFAERYGTYGVFETPDGGVFRHHPPERLRGLVREAGFSVLKERAGSVATLDGRTAERLQLIARREPAASAPSPGPASG; encoded by the coding sequence ATGACCTCGTCACAGGGATTTCTCGGGTTCTGGGAGACGACCGGGTCCGCCAAGACCTTCACTCATCCGCTCGACCCGGCGCTGCTGGATGCGTATGTGCCGCGGAGCGCGCGGGTGCTGGACTACGGCTGTGGTTACGGGCGGCTGACCGCCGAGCTGGCCGGGCTCGGGTATGGCGCGGTGTGTGGGGTGGATGTCTCGGCGGCGCTGATCGCGCGGGGGGAGCGGGAGCATCCGGAGCTGGAGCTGCTGCGCTGTCCCGGTTTTCCGCTGCCGTTCGAGGACGGTGCCTTCGATGCGGCGCTGCTGTTCGCGGTGCTCACCTGTGTTCCCCGGGACGCGGACCAGACGGCGATCGTCGGGGAGCTGGGGAGGGTGGTGCGGCCCGGTGGGGTGCTGTATCTGAGCGATGTGCCGTTGCAGGGTGATGCGCTCAACCGGGAGCGGTATGCGCGGTTCGCGGAACGGTACGGGACGTACGGGGTGTTCGAGACGCCCGACGGCGGGGTGTTCCGGCACCATCCGCCGGAGCGGCTGCGGGGGCTGGTGCGAGAGGCGGGCTTCTCGGTGCTGAAGGAGCGGGCGGGGTCGGTGGCCACGCTGGACGGGCGGACGGCCGAGCGGCTGCAGCTCATCGCCCGGCGGGAGCCGGCGGCGTCTGCGCCGTCGCCAGGTCCAGCGTCAGGGTGA
- a CDS encoding IclR family transcriptional regulator produces MSAADTGGSQVKSAVRTVELLEYFAGRPGMHSLASVQEAVGYPKSSLYMLLRTLVDLGWVETDATGTRYGIGVRALLVGTSYIDGDEVVAAARPTLDRLSDDTTETIHLARLDGTNVVYLATRQSQHYLRPFTRVGRRLPAHSTSLGKALLATYTDEQVRTMLPPTLDRLTEHTLTDREQLIEELHTVREQGFAVDREENTLGLRCFGVAIPYRTPARDAISCSVPVARLTPGHEQMIKDALFDARDRLALATRRL; encoded by the coding sequence ATGTCAGCTGCCGATACCGGTGGATCGCAGGTCAAATCCGCCGTGCGGACGGTCGAATTGCTCGAGTACTTCGCGGGCCGTCCCGGTATGCACAGCCTGGCCTCCGTCCAGGAAGCGGTCGGCTACCCGAAGTCCAGCCTCTACATGCTGCTGCGCACCCTCGTCGACCTGGGCTGGGTCGAGACCGACGCGACCGGCACCCGCTACGGCATCGGGGTGCGCGCACTGCTCGTCGGCACCTCGTACATCGACGGCGACGAGGTGGTGGCCGCGGCCCGCCCGACGCTGGACCGGCTCTCCGACGACACCACCGAGACCATCCACCTCGCCCGGCTCGACGGCACCAATGTCGTCTACCTCGCGACCCGTCAGTCGCAGCACTATCTGCGCCCCTTCACCCGCGTCGGGCGGCGGCTGCCCGCGCACTCCACCTCGCTGGGCAAGGCGCTGCTCGCCACGTACACCGACGAGCAGGTCCGGACGATGTTGCCGCCCACCCTCGACCGGCTGACCGAGCACACCCTCACCGACCGCGAGCAGCTGATCGAGGAGCTGCACACCGTGCGCGAACAGGGCTTTGCGGTCGACCGCGAGGAGAACACGCTGGGCCTGCGCTGCTTCGGCGTCGCCATCCCCTACCGCACCCCGGCGCGGGACGCGATCAGCTGCTCGGTGCCGGTGGCCCGGCTGACCCCGGGGCACGAGCAGATGATCAAGGACGCTCTGTTCGACGCCCGCGACCGGCTGGCGCTGGCCACCCGGCGCCTGTGA
- the ectB gene encoding diaminobutyrate--2-oxoglutarate transaminase produces the protein MTITQPDLSVFETVESEVRSYCRSWPTVFDRAQGSRMTDEDGHTYLDFFAGAGSLNYGHNNPVLKRALIDYIERDGVTHGLDMSTTAKRAFLESFQNIILRPRDLPYKVMFPGPTGANSVEAALKLARKVKGRESIVSFTNAFHGMSLGALAVTGNSMKRAGAGIPLVHGTPMPFDNYLDGTYPDFLWFERLLEDQGSGLNTPAAVIVETVQGEGGINVARPEWLRALADLCERWDMLLIVDDIQMGCGRTGAFFSFEEAGIVPDIVTVSKSISGYGLPLALTLFKPELDIWEPGEHNGTFRGNNPAFVTAAATLDTYWADGQMEKQTLARGEIVEAHLKAIAEEHPDAIAEYRGRGLVWGMELNDKPTADKIAKRAFELGLLIETSGPESEVVKLLPALTTTPEELDEGLRILARAVRDCV, from the coding sequence GTGACCATCACCCAGCCCGATCTGAGCGTCTTCGAGACCGTGGAGTCGGAGGTCCGCAGCTACTGCCGTAGCTGGCCCACCGTCTTCGACCGTGCGCAGGGCAGCCGCATGACCGACGAGGACGGCCACACCTACCTCGACTTCTTCGCCGGGGCCGGATCGCTCAACTACGGCCACAACAACCCGGTCCTCAAACGCGCCCTGATCGACTACATCGAGCGGGACGGCGTCACCCACGGCCTGGACATGTCCACCACGGCCAAGCGGGCGTTCCTGGAGTCGTTCCAGAACATCATCCTGCGGCCGCGTGACCTGCCCTACAAGGTCATGTTCCCGGGCCCGACGGGCGCCAACTCCGTCGAGGCCGCGCTGAAGCTCGCCCGTAAGGTCAAGGGCCGCGAGTCGATCGTGTCCTTCACCAACGCCTTCCACGGCATGTCCCTGGGCGCGCTGGCCGTCACCGGTAACTCCATGAAGCGCGCCGGCGCCGGTATCCCGCTGGTGCACGGCACCCCGATGCCGTTCGACAACTACCTCGACGGCACCTACCCGGACTTCCTGTGGTTCGAGCGGCTGCTGGAGGACCAGGGCTCCGGTCTGAACACCCCCGCCGCCGTGATCGTCGAGACGGTCCAGGGCGAGGGCGGCATCAACGTCGCCCGTCCCGAGTGGCTGCGTGCCCTCGCCGACCTGTGTGAGCGCTGGGACATGCTGCTCATCGTCGACGACATCCAGATGGGTTGCGGCCGTACGGGTGCCTTCTTCTCCTTCGAGGAGGCGGGCATCGTGCCGGACATCGTCACCGTCTCGAAGTCCATCAGCGGCTACGGCCTGCCGCTCGCGCTCACCCTGTTCAAGCCTGAGCTGGACATCTGGGAGCCGGGCGAGCACAACGGCACCTTCCGCGGCAACAACCCGGCGTTCGTCACCGCCGCCGCGACGCTGGACACCTACTGGGCCGACGGCCAGATGGAGAAGCAGACTCTCGCCCGCGGTGAGATCGTCGAAGCACACCTCAAGGCCATTGCCGAGGAGCACCCGGACGCCATCGCCGAGTACCGCGGCCGCGGTCTGGTGTGGGGCATGGAGCTCAACGACAAGCCCACCGCCGACAAGATCGCCAAGCGCGCCTTCGAGCTGGGTCTGCTGATCGAGACCTCCGGCCCGGAGAGCGAGGTCGTCAAGCTGCTGCCCGCGCTGACGACCACCCCCGAGGAGCTGGACGAGGGACTCCGGATCCTCGCCCGCGCGGTCCGCGACTGCGTCTGA
- a CDS encoding ectoine synthase: MIVRSFKDIEGTDRHVKAKSGTWESKRIVLAKERVGFSLHETTLYAGTETSMWYANHIEAVLCVEGEAELTNDETGEKYTITPGTMYLLDGHEKHTMRIKEDFRCVCVFNPPVTGREDHDENGVYPLLTEPESEPETV, encoded by the coding sequence GTGATCGTCCGATCCTTCAAGGACATCGAAGGCACCGACCGCCACGTCAAGGCCAAGTCCGGCACCTGGGAGAGCAAGCGCATCGTGCTCGCCAAGGAGCGCGTCGGTTTCTCGCTGCACGAGACCACCCTGTACGCCGGGACCGAGACGTCGATGTGGTACGCGAACCACATCGAGGCCGTACTCTGCGTAGAGGGTGAGGCCGAGCTCACGAACGACGAGACCGGCGAGAAGTACACCATCACGCCGGGCACGATGTACCTGCTCGACGGGCACGAGAAGCACACCATGCGGATCAAGGAGGACTTCCGCTGCGTGTGTGTCTTCAACCCGCCCGTCACCGGCCGCGAGGACCACGACGAGAACGGGGTCTACCCGCTTCTCACCGAACCGGAGTCTGAGCCCGAGACGGTCTGA
- a CDS encoding aminotransferase class V-fold PLP-dependent enzyme produces MHRREPLGGAEFAPETTYLNSASSGLLPRRAADALRAAIDESASYGTMGRDYLAATTASRAAFARLMDLPAERVAVGSSVAVQSAFVAASLPEGAEVLAPEGDFSSLVNPLAAHPGIKLRTVPLEALADAVRPGTALVAFSAVQSLDGRIADMAAVREAAAAHGARTYLDITQAAGWLPLRAADFDFVVAGAFKWLLCPRGTTFMAFGGDFGRGEEWPAALHAGWVAGEDIGESNYGLIQPAATARRFDEPHAHFSYVGAEQSLGLLGELGVSAIHAHDTALAEYYRAGLAERGLTPRPAPGSAIVSTPGIADAEHRLAEAGVRVSVRGGLLRAAFHLYNSTDDVDRLLALLR; encoded by the coding sequence ATGCATCGACGTGAGCCACTCGGCGGGGCCGAATTCGCGCCCGAGACGACCTATCTGAACTCCGCCTCGTCCGGACTCCTTCCGCGCCGCGCCGCCGACGCCCTGCGCGCGGCCATCGACGAGTCCGCCTCCTACGGCACGATGGGCCGCGACTACCTCGCCGCCACCACGGCCTCCCGCGCCGCCTTCGCCCGGCTGATGGACCTCCCCGCCGAGCGGGTGGCCGTCGGCAGCTCGGTCGCGGTGCAGTCCGCGTTCGTGGCGGCCTCGCTCCCGGAGGGCGCCGAAGTGCTGGCCCCCGAGGGCGACTTCAGCTCCCTGGTCAATCCGCTCGCCGCCCACCCCGGCATCAAGCTGCGTACCGTGCCGCTGGAGGCGCTCGCCGATGCGGTGCGCCCCGGCACCGCGCTGGTCGCCTTCAGCGCCGTGCAGTCGCTGGACGGCCGGATCGCCGATATGGCGGCGGTCCGCGAGGCGGCGGCGGCCCACGGGGCGCGCACCTACCTCGACATCACCCAGGCCGCCGGCTGGCTGCCGCTGCGCGCCGCGGACTTCGACTTCGTGGTCGCCGGGGCCTTCAAGTGGCTGCTGTGCCCGCGCGGGACGACGTTCATGGCGTTCGGCGGGGACTTCGGGCGGGGCGAGGAGTGGCCGGCCGCGCTCCATGCGGGCTGGGTCGCCGGCGAGGACATCGGCGAGTCCAACTACGGGCTGATCCAGCCGGCCGCCACCGCCCGGCGCTTCGACGAGCCGCACGCCCACTTCTCCTACGTCGGCGCCGAACAGTCCCTCGGTCTCCTCGGGGAGCTGGGCGTGTCCGCCATCCACGCCCACGACACCGCACTCGCCGAGTACTACCGCGCGGGGCTGGCCGAGCGCGGTCTGACGCCCCGGCCCGCGCCCGGTTCGGCGATCGTCTCCACCCCCGGGATCGCGGACGCCGAGCACCGGCTGGCCGAGGCAGGGGTGCGGGTCTCGGTGCGCGGCGGGCTGCTCCGCGCGGCCTTCCACCTCTACAACTCGACGGACGACGTGGACCGGTTGCTGGCCCTGCTGAGGTAG
- a CDS encoding amidohydrolase family protein, translating to MSEGAVLHLKGRVLVGPDEVRDELWVVGGRVTFDRPVMARDAITVTGWALPGLVDAHCHVGLDAHGPVDAPTSEKQALTDRDAGTLLIRDAGSPSDTRWVDDREDLPRIIRAGRHIARTKRYIRNYAHEIEPEDLVAYVAREARRGDGWVKLVGDWIDRSTGDLEACWPRGAVEAAIAEAHRLGARVTAHCFAEDTLAPLVEAGIDCIEHATGLTEETIPLFAERGVAIVPTLVNIATFPRLADGGEAKFPRWADHMRRLHDRRYDTVRAAYDAGVPVFAGTDAGGSLAHGLVAEEVVELTRAGLPAVAALSATTWGARDWLGRPGLTEGAPADLVVYESDPREDVRVLAAPRRVVLRGQIVG from the coding sequence ATGAGTGAAGGTGCGGTGCTGCACCTCAAGGGGAGGGTCCTCGTCGGACCGGACGAGGTGCGCGACGAGCTGTGGGTGGTCGGCGGCCGGGTGACGTTCGACCGGCCGGTGATGGCACGGGATGCCATCACCGTGACGGGCTGGGCCCTGCCCGGCCTGGTCGACGCCCACTGCCACGTGGGCCTGGACGCACACGGCCCGGTGGACGCCCCCACCAGCGAGAAGCAGGCGCTCACCGACCGTGACGCCGGCACCCTGCTGATCCGCGACGCCGGATCCCCCTCCGACACCCGCTGGGTCGACGACCGCGAGGACCTGCCGCGGATCATCCGCGCCGGCCGCCACATCGCCCGTACCAAGCGCTACATCCGCAACTACGCGCACGAGATCGAGCCGGAGGACCTGGTCGCCTACGTCGCCAGGGAGGCCCGCCGCGGTGACGGCTGGGTCAAGCTCGTCGGGGACTGGATCGACCGCTCCACGGGCGATCTGGAGGCCTGCTGGCCCCGGGGAGCGGTCGAGGCCGCCATCGCCGAGGCTCACCGGCTGGGCGCCCGGGTGACCGCCCACTGCTTCGCCGAGGACACCCTCGCCCCGCTCGTCGAGGCCGGTATCGACTGCATCGAGCACGCCACCGGGCTCACCGAGGAGACCATCCCGCTGTTCGCCGAGCGCGGAGTGGCCATCGTCCCCACGCTCGTCAACATCGCCACCTTCCCGCGGCTCGCGGACGGCGGTGAGGCGAAGTTCCCGCGCTGGGCGGACCACATGCGGCGCCTGCACGACCGCCGCTACGACACCGTCCGGGCGGCCTACGACGCCGGGGTGCCCGTCTTCGCCGGTACGGACGCCGGCGGCTCGCTCGCCCACGGCCTGGTCGCCGAGGAGGTCGTCGAGCTGACCCGGGCCGGGCTGCCCGCCGTGGCGGCCCTCTCGGCCACCACCTGGGGCGCCAGGGACTGGCTCGGCCGCCCCGGCCTCACCGAGGGCGCCCCGGCGGACCTGGTGGTCTACGAGAGCGATCCGCGCGAGGACGTCCGGGTGCTGGCCGCACCGCGCCGGGTGGTGCTGCGAGGGCAGATCGTGGGGTAG
- a CDS encoding helix-turn-helix domain-containing protein — translation MTTTAVVPNDVLRAVRLGLRMSQDELATALRRAGAELGEPNEASKRLVQRWEAGVSRTPRGVYARALERVTGRPVEALGFSLPVPMARVHADGKGGHDMDAGGESTAVVVDPQHAARPGTESFTGVWLSRYEFYSSSRDATYEGRHYVVIVQHGNRLTAQSLPGASSNPDSPLTLDLTVDRNVITGSWVEQTAADGYYNGARYHGAVQMLVEPTGRRMTGKWVGFGKEFDVNTGPWELRLVDRSTSKAALAQYSTPPE, via the coding sequence ATGACGACGACTGCTGTGGTGCCGAATGATGTGCTGCGGGCCGTGCGGCTGGGGCTGCGCATGAGTCAGGACGAGTTAGCGACCGCGCTACGGCGCGCGGGCGCCGAGCTGGGAGAGCCCAACGAGGCGTCAAAACGCTTGGTACAGCGCTGGGAAGCCGGTGTCAGCAGGACGCCGAGGGGCGTGTACGCACGGGCCCTGGAGCGGGTGACGGGCCGCCCCGTGGAGGCCCTCGGATTCTCCCTGCCGGTACCGATGGCACGGGTTCACGCAGACGGGAAAGGAGGGCACGACATGGATGCCGGGGGCGAAAGCACCGCTGTGGTCGTGGATCCGCAGCATGCCGCGCGGCCGGGCACGGAGTCGTTCACCGGCGTGTGGCTCAGCCGGTACGAGTTCTACTCCTCCAGCCGGGACGCCACGTACGAGGGCAGGCACTACGTGGTGATCGTGCAGCACGGAAACCGGCTGACCGCCCAGAGCCTGCCCGGTGCGAGCAGCAATCCGGACAGCCCGCTCACACTGGACCTCACCGTGGACCGGAACGTCATCACCGGTTCATGGGTGGAGCAGACGGCCGCCGACGGCTACTACAACGGCGCTCGCTACCACGGCGCCGTGCAGATGCTGGTCGAGCCGACCGGCCGCCGCATGACCGGCAAGTGGGTCGGCTTCGGCAAGGAATTCGACGTGAACACGGGTCCTTGGGAACTGCGCCTGGTGGACCGCTCGACCAGCAAGGCCGCGTTGGCGCAGTACAGCACTCCGCCCGAGTGA
- the ectA gene encoding diaminobutyrate acetyltransferase has translation MTAAQADHAGARSDIREFPEGFKLDTPRVEDGAAIWRIARDSKTLDLNSSYSYLLWCRDFAATSVVARDTEGEPAAFITGYLRPERPETLVVWQVAVDDAHRGQGLAAALLDGLTARARDELGVRFVETTVTPDNTASNRLFASFAERHSVPLKSEVLFDAGLFPEQGHEPEVLHLIGPFEPPAGTGHS, from the coding sequence ATGACCGCCGCACAAGCAGACCATGCAGGTGCCCGAAGCGATATCAGAGAATTTCCGGAGGGCTTCAAGCTCGACACCCCACGCGTGGAGGACGGAGCCGCGATCTGGCGCATCGCCCGCGACTCGAAGACGCTGGATCTCAACTCCTCCTACAGCTACCTCCTGTGGTGTCGCGACTTCGCCGCCACCTCCGTCGTCGCCCGCGACACGGAGGGCGAGCCGGCCGCCTTCATCACCGGATACCTCCGCCCCGAGCGCCCGGAGACCCTCGTCGTCTGGCAGGTCGCCGTCGACGACGCGCACCGTGGGCAGGGCCTGGCGGCCGCACTCCTGGACGGGCTGACCGCCCGGGCCAGGGACGAGCTGGGCGTACGTTTCGTCGAGACCACCGTGACACCCGACAACACCGCATCCAACCGGTTGTTCGCGTCCTTCGCCGAGCGGCACTCAGTGCCCCTCAAGAGCGAGGTGCTCTTCGACGCGGGGCTGTTCCCGGAGCAGGGCCACGAGCCGGAGGTGCTGCACCTCATCGGCCCGTTCGAGCCACCGGCCGGCACGGGGCACTCCTGA
- a CDS encoding aldehyde dehydrogenase (NADP(+)), giving the protein MAATAAAPVWSVDPRTGKQREQVAVEATAEEVDTAVRTAHAARGALADRTVRAALLRRAADLLDEAGDAVIEAADAETALGPGRLTGELARTTYQLRAFAELVQEGAFLDVLIDHADPALTPPRPDLRRYKIPLGAVAVYSASNFPLAFSVPGGDTASALAAGCPVVVKAHPDHPATSELCAALLRRAAREVGLPEGVVNLVHGFQAGIDLVRHPLITAAGFTGSVRGGRALYDAAASRPHPIPFHGELGSLNPVVITEAAAAERAEQIGAGLAGAMTLGVGQFCVKPGLVLAPDGEKGDRLLKALTAAVSDTEAGVLLDHRMREAFLDGIRTRAALPGVEAPVTPGAGGEHTVSAGFLAVPADSLATEGPHDLLLEECFGPVTVVARYTDEAEIGAVLARLPGNLSATLQLGEAESAGTDEAGRGARLLAQVTPLAGRVVVNGWPTGVAVAPAQHHGGPYPATTSTSTSVGGSAVERWLRPVAYQDTPPALLPPELREDNPLGLPRRVDGRAEGA; this is encoded by the coding sequence GTGGCAGCGACAGCAGCAGCACCAGTCTGGAGTGTCGACCCCCGGACCGGGAAGCAGCGGGAACAGGTTGCGGTGGAAGCCACAGCCGAAGAGGTGGACACCGCGGTCCGCACGGCACATGCCGCCCGGGGCGCGCTGGCCGACCGCACCGTACGCGCCGCCCTGCTGCGCCGCGCCGCCGATCTGCTCGACGAGGCGGGTGACGCGGTCATCGAGGCCGCCGACGCCGAGACCGCGCTCGGCCCCGGCCGGCTCACCGGCGAACTCGCCCGCACCACCTACCAGTTGCGGGCCTTCGCGGAGCTGGTGCAGGAGGGCGCGTTCCTCGACGTCCTGATCGACCACGCCGACCCCGCCCTCACCCCGCCCCGGCCCGACCTGCGCCGCTACAAGATCCCGCTGGGCGCGGTCGCGGTCTACTCCGCCAGCAACTTCCCGCTCGCCTTCTCGGTACCCGGCGGCGACACCGCGAGCGCCCTCGCGGCCGGCTGCCCGGTGGTCGTCAAGGCACACCCGGACCATCCGGCCACCTCCGAGCTGTGTGCCGCGCTGCTGCGCCGCGCCGCCAGGGAGGTCGGCCTGCCCGAGGGCGTGGTCAACCTGGTGCACGGCTTCCAGGCCGGTATCGACCTGGTGCGCCATCCGCTGATCACCGCGGCCGGCTTCACCGGCTCGGTCCGCGGCGGCCGTGCCCTGTACGACGCGGCCGCGTCCCGCCCGCACCCGATCCCCTTCCACGGCGAGCTGGGCAGCCTCAACCCCGTCGTGATCACCGAGGCCGCGGCCGCCGAGCGCGCCGAGCAGATCGGTGCCGGGCTGGCCGGGGCGATGACCCTCGGCGTCGGCCAGTTCTGCGTCAAGCCGGGCCTGGTCCTGGCGCCCGACGGGGAGAAGGGCGACCGGCTGCTGAAGGCGCTGACCGCCGCGGTCAGCGACACCGAGGCCGGGGTGCTGCTCGATCACCGGATGCGGGAGGCGTTCCTCGACGGGATCCGCACCCGCGCCGCGCTCCCTGGCGTCGAGGCGCCGGTGACCCCCGGCGCGGGCGGCGAGCACACCGTCAGCGCCGGCTTCCTCGCCGTCCCCGCCGACAGTCTGGCCACCGAAGGGCCGCACGACCTCCTCCTGGAGGAGTGCTTCGGCCCGGTCACCGTCGTCGCCCGCTACACCGACGAGGCCGAGATCGGCGCCGTACTCGCCCGGCTGCCCGGCAACCTCTCCGCGACCCTGCAGCTCGGCGAGGCGGAGAGCGCCGGGACCGATGAGGCGGGCCGCGGTGCCCGGCTGCTGGCCCAGGTCACCCCGCTCGCCGGACGGGTGGTCGTCAACGGCTGGCCGACCGGTGTCGCGGTCGCCCCCGCCCAGCACCACGGCGGCCCCTACCCGGCGACCACCTCCACCTCCACCTCCGTCGGCGGCAGCGCCGTCGAACGCTGGCTGCGCCCGGTCGCCTACCAGGACACCCCGCCGGCGCTGCTGCCGCCCGAACTGCGCGAGGACAATCCGCTCGGTCTGCCGCGCCGGGTCGACGGCCGCGCCGAGGGCGCGTAG